From the Neoarius graeffei isolate fNeoGra1 chromosome 1, fNeoGra1.pri, whole genome shotgun sequence genome, one window contains:
- the LOC132882448 gene encoding protein NYNRIN-like, producing MAFLGLINYCRQWIPDCSTYDKCLRSAILHSDPLTQPLVWSDEMLTAFRALKQALCSAPALGLPNYRLPFHLYVCNQQGTASGVLAQEHGGGMRPCAFLSKTLDSVAQGLPACLRAVAACAVMVTDAERLVLSHPLVLHTSHDVVHVLKNLSTQHLSAQRRSGYESILLATENLTVKPSSSFDSLAHALQRLLNSQDDFLPSETHDCISSILFETSIRPDLRSTPLLSGDSLFVDGSCSRPSDGVFVCGYSVCRLPDETVEAFSLPFSSAQAAELYALTRACVIAQDTDVTIYTDSRYAFGVAHDFGRIWASRGFTTADESCCDNS from the exons atggcttttctgggacttatcaattactgccgccagtggattcctgactgttccacctatgacaagtgtctgcgctctgcaattctgcactcggaccctttgactcagcccctggtgtggtctgatgagatgctgacggccttcagggccttgaaacaggctttatgctcggcccctgctctcggacttccgaattaccgtttgccgtttcatttatatgtgtgcaaccagcagggaactgcgtctggggttttggcgcaggagcacggggggggtatgcggccttgtgcgttcctctctaaaactcttgattctgtggcacagggcctccctgcttgcctcagggcggtggctgcatgtgctgtcatggtcacggacgctgaacggctggttttgtctcacccgctcgttctccacacctcacatgatgtagtgcacgttttaaagaacctcagtacccagcatttatctgcgcagcgtcgctctggatacgagtctattcttttggccaccgaaaaccttactgttaagccctcctcctcctttgattctctcgcgcacgcgcttcagcgcctcctcaattcacaggatgattttcttccttctgaaacacacgactgcatttctagcattcttttcgagacaagtatccgccccgacttacgctccaccccgttactttcaggtgattcgctgtttgtggacggctcgtgctcacgcccctctgacggcgttttcgtgtgtggttattctgtgtgccgccttcctgatgaaactgttgaagctttttctcttcctttctcctcggctcaggctgccgaactatacgctctaacccgtgcatgtgttattgcccaggacacagacgtcactatctacactgattcacgttacgctttcggcgttgctcacgactttggtcggatttgggcttcgcgtgggttcaccactgcagacg aaagttgctgtgacaatagctga